In the genome of Nocardioides marmoribigeumensis, one region contains:
- a CDS encoding 50S ribosomal protein bL37: MGKTGRKRRARKKKGANHGKRPNA, encoded by the coding sequence ATGGGCAAGACCGGACGCAAGCGCCGCGCGCGCAAGAAGAAGGGCGCGAACCACGGCAAGCGCCCCAACGCCTGA
- a CDS encoding thioesterase family protein, producing the protein MSNEPAATLTFTVTDDDTAAALGSGDLPVLATPRLLAWLEAATCAAVEGTLDGTTTVGTRVALEHLAASGVGEQVRVSASVSHRDGRLLRFAVEATDARGRLVGQGEVTRVAVDPERFLARLG; encoded by the coding sequence ATGAGCAACGAGCCGGCCGCCACCTTGACCTTCACCGTGACCGACGACGACACCGCGGCGGCGCTGGGGTCGGGCGACCTGCCCGTGCTCGCCACCCCGCGGCTGCTCGCCTGGCTCGAGGCGGCCACCTGCGCGGCGGTCGAGGGCACGCTGGACGGCACCACCACCGTCGGCACGCGGGTCGCCCTCGAGCACCTCGCGGCGAGCGGGGTGGGTGAGCAGGTGCGGGTGAGCGCGAGCGTGAGCCACCGCGACGGACGTCTGCTGCGGTTCGCGGTCGAGGCCACCGACGCCCGGGGCCGGCTGGTCGGGCAGGGCGAGGTCACCCGCGTCGCGGTCGACCCCGAGCGGTTCCTCGCGCGCCTGGGCTGA
- a CDS encoding acetolactate synthase produces the protein MSEASVTSDTTGQTQDAVEAHSGAHAVAAAQAHGVDVQFTLSGAHVFPMYDGAVKADPPMRLLDVRHEQTAVFAAEAVGKLTRVPGLAVLTAGPGITNGVSPITQARFSGAPLVVIGGRAPDNRWGTGSLQELDHVPLVASVTKHAATVHDAAEVATEVDRAFTLARSSHRGPVFLDVPMDTFFGSSSVVRPDAQPTRGADPDPDALTEVAELLARAERPVLVVGSDVWADGAEEAALRLVEGAGLPAVTNGMGRGIVPGGHPLLVTKARSQALGTSDLVVVVGTPLDFRLSYGSFGGKDGAPAAKVVHLADAADQVSRHADLAASAHGDLTAVLDGIHEALTQQLRTPDWSSWVTSLQDTVAQANERDRALLSAEADPVHPARIYGELLPRLADDAVVIGDGGDFVSFAGKFVEPKRPGGWLDPGPFGCLGAGLGAAIGARVSRPSSQVCLLLGDGAAGMSLMDVDTLVRHDLPVVMVMGNNAAWALEKGPMQMLYGYDVIADLAPRTRYDQVVTALGGAGEMVTDPEQIGPALDRAFDAGVPYLVNVITDVDATYPRNTFGI, from the coding sequence ATGTCAGAGGCGAGCGTGACCAGCGACACCACCGGACAGACCCAGGACGCCGTCGAGGCGCACAGCGGCGCGCATGCCGTGGCGGCCGCCCAGGCGCACGGGGTGGACGTCCAGTTCACGCTCTCGGGCGCCCACGTCTTCCCGATGTACGACGGCGCGGTCAAGGCCGATCCCCCGATGCGGCTGCTCGACGTGCGCCACGAGCAGACCGCGGTCTTCGCCGCCGAGGCGGTCGGCAAGCTCACCCGGGTGCCGGGCCTGGCCGTCCTCACCGCGGGTCCGGGCATCACCAACGGCGTCAGCCCGATCACCCAGGCCCGCTTCAGCGGAGCGCCGCTGGTGGTCATCGGCGGCCGTGCCCCCGACAACCGTTGGGGCACCGGCAGCCTCCAGGAGCTCGACCACGTGCCGCTGGTGGCGTCGGTGACCAAGCACGCCGCCACCGTCCACGACGCCGCCGAGGTGGCCACCGAGGTCGACCGCGCCTTCACCCTCGCCCGCTCCAGCCACCGTGGCCCGGTCTTCCTCGACGTGCCGATGGACACCTTCTTCGGCTCGTCCTCGGTCGTGCGCCCGGACGCGCAGCCCACGCGCGGCGCGGACCCCGACCCCGACGCGCTGACCGAGGTCGCCGAGCTGCTGGCCCGGGCCGAGCGCCCGGTCCTGGTGGTCGGCAGCGACGTGTGGGCCGACGGCGCGGAGGAGGCTGCCCTGCGCCTGGTCGAGGGCGCCGGGCTGCCGGCCGTCACCAACGGGATGGGGCGCGGGATCGTCCCGGGCGGCCACCCGCTGCTGGTCACCAAGGCCCGGTCCCAGGCGCTCGGCACCAGCGACCTCGTGGTGGTGGTCGGCACCCCCCTGGACTTCCGCCTGTCCTACGGCTCGTTCGGGGGCAAGGACGGTGCGCCGGCCGCCAAGGTCGTGCACCTCGCCGACGCCGCCGACCAGGTGAGCCGGCACGCCGACCTCGCCGCGTCGGCGCACGGCGACCTCACCGCGGTCCTCGACGGCATCCACGAAGCGCTGACCCAGCAGCTCCGCACGCCCGACTGGTCCTCCTGGGTCACCTCGCTGCAGGACACCGTCGCGCAGGCCAACGAGCGCGACCGGGCGCTGCTCTCGGCCGAGGCCGACCCGGTGCACCCGGCACGGATCTACGGCGAGCTGCTCCCCCGCCTCGCCGACGACGCGGTCGTGATCGGGGACGGCGGCGACTTCGTCTCGTTCGCGGGCAAGTTCGTCGAGCCCAAGCGCCCCGGCGGCTGGCTCGACCCGGGCCCGTTCGGCTGCCTCGGCGCGGGCCTCGGCGCGGCGATCGGCGCCCGCGTCTCGCGGCCGTCCTCCCAGGTCTGCCTGCTGCTCGGCGACGGCGCCGCCGGCATGTCGCTGATGGACGTCGACACGCTCGTGCGCCACGACCTCCCGGTCGTGATGGTGATGGGCAACAACGCCGCCTGGGCGCTGGAGAAGGGCCCGATGCAGATGCTCTACGGCTACGACGTGATCGCCGACCTCGCGCCCCGCACCCGCTACGACCAGGTGGTCACCGCCCTCGGCGGTGCGGGCGAGATGGTGACCGACCCCGAGCAGATCGGGCCGGCCCTCGACCGTGCCTTCGACGCGGGCGTCCCCTACCTGGTCAACGTGATCACCGACGTGGACGCGACCTACCCGCGCAACACGTTCGGGATCTAG
- a CDS encoding sensor histidine kinase, with protein sequence MATVSEAVRAHTDLDESDLAWLSLLLGDWQVVADLAFADLVLWLPDKDGDGWWAGAQMRPTTGPTAYVDDVVGSHVVTGGRPMLEEAMRTGRVVREGRPDLRDAVPVRVEAIPVRHGDRLLGVVTRTTNLLGVRTPSRLELAYLSTAAELTAMIGAGLFPFPGGGSTSGEGARVGDGFVRLTAAGRVSYASPNALSVFRRLGLTTDLAGLDLAETTRALIPAERRPDEETISAVLGGRRARETELGDGTTVLVVRSIPLLAPVTGGPPEHQGALVLVRDVTDLRSRDRDLITKDATIREIHHRVKNNLQTVAALLRIQARRMTVPEARAALEEATRRVGSIALVHETLSHSLEESVEFDEVATGLAQALADVFSTDGSVEVVQEGSFGTMPAEAATALAMVLTELLQNAAEHAFGGGSGRVVVRAVRSGAHLVVEVCDDGAGLPAGLPPESTSLGLSIVRTLVETELRGTFALGPGDPRGTVARVEADLPS encoded by the coding sequence GTGGCAACGGTGAGCGAGGCGGTGCGGGCGCACACCGACCTCGACGAGAGCGACCTGGCCTGGCTCTCGTTGCTGCTCGGTGACTGGCAGGTCGTCGCCGACCTGGCCTTCGCCGACCTGGTGCTCTGGCTGCCCGACAAGGACGGCGACGGGTGGTGGGCGGGCGCCCAGATGCGACCGACCACCGGCCCCACGGCGTACGTCGACGACGTCGTCGGCTCGCACGTGGTCACCGGCGGCCGGCCCATGCTCGAGGAGGCCATGCGCACCGGTCGGGTCGTCCGCGAGGGCAGGCCCGACCTGCGCGACGCGGTCCCCGTCCGCGTCGAGGCCATCCCGGTCCGGCACGGCGACCGACTCCTCGGGGTGGTCACGCGCACCACCAACCTGCTGGGGGTCCGCACGCCCTCACGGCTGGAGCTGGCCTACCTCTCCACCGCCGCCGAGCTGACCGCGATGATCGGCGCCGGGCTCTTCCCGTTCCCGGGCGGCGGCAGCACCTCGGGAGAGGGGGCCCGCGTCGGGGACGGGTTCGTGAGGCTGACCGCGGCCGGCCGGGTGTCCTACGCCAGCCCCAACGCCCTGTCGGTGTTCCGCAGGCTCGGGCTCACCACCGACCTCGCCGGGCTCGACCTCGCCGAGACCACCCGCGCCCTCATCCCGGCCGAGCGGCGGCCCGACGAGGAGACGATCTCGGCGGTGCTGGGCGGGCGGCGTGCCCGGGAGACCGAGCTGGGCGACGGGACGACCGTGCTCGTGGTGCGCTCGATCCCGCTGCTGGCGCCCGTGACGGGTGGGCCGCCCGAGCACCAGGGCGCGCTCGTGCTCGTGCGCGACGTGACCGACCTGCGCAGCCGCGACCGCGACCTGATCACCAAGGACGCCACGATCCGCGAGATCCACCACCGCGTGAAGAACAACCTGCAGACCGTCGCCGCGCTGCTGCGCATCCAGGCCCGGCGGATGACGGTGCCCGAGGCCCGGGCGGCGCTGGAGGAGGCGACGCGCCGGGTGGGCTCGATCGCGCTCGTGCACGAGACGCTGAGCCACTCCCTGGAGGAGTCGGTGGAGTTCGACGAGGTCGCCACGGGACTGGCCCAGGCGCTGGCCGACGTGTTCTCCACCGACGGCTCGGTCGAGGTCGTGCAGGAGGGCAGCTTCGGCACGATGCCGGCCGAGGCCGCGACCGCGCTCGCGATGGTGCTGACCGAGCTGCTGCAGAACGCCGCGGAGCACGCCTTCGGCGGCGGGTCGGGTCGGGTGGTGGTGCGCGCGGTCCGTTCCGGTGCCCACCTGGTGGTCGAGGTGTGCGACGACGGTGCGGGGCTGCCCGCGGGCCTGCCGCCCGAGAGCACCAGCCTGGGGCTGTCCATCGTGCGCACGCTGGTGGAGACCGAGCTGCGGGGGACCTTCGCGCTGGGTCCCGGCGACCCGCGGGGGACGGTCGCCCGGGTCGAGGCCGACCTGCCGTCCTGA
- a CDS encoding GNAT family N-acetyltransferase: protein MSTPFDPSEGVLDVAPRFAPDDPRTPDVVALLEDHLALMRSLSPPEDVHALDLEGLCRPSVAFFSVRRGGLLLAIGALADLGEGHGELKSMHTRSDLRRAGLARRLLRHLLDEARARGLHRVSLETGPQPEFGPARALYASEGFGECGPFGAYAESAFSTFMTREL from the coding sequence GTGAGCACCCCCTTCGACCCGTCGGAGGGGGTGCTCGACGTTGCTCCGAGGTTCGCCCCGGACGACCCACGGACCCCCGACGTGGTCGCCCTCCTGGAGGACCACCTGGCACTGATGCGCTCGCTGTCGCCGCCCGAGGACGTCCACGCCCTCGACCTCGAGGGCCTGTGCCGGCCCTCGGTGGCGTTCTTCTCGGTCCGCCGTGGCGGGCTCCTGCTCGCCATCGGTGCGCTCGCCGATCTCGGCGAGGGCCACGGCGAGCTCAAGTCGATGCACACCCGCAGCGACCTGCGCCGGGCCGGTCTGGCGCGGCGGCTGCTGCGCCACCTGCTCGACGAGGCCCGTGCCCGCGGACTGCACCGGGTCAGCCTGGAGACCGGGCCCCAGCCGGAGTTCGGCCCGGCCCGGGCGCTCTACGCCTCGGAGGGGTTCGGCGAGTGCGGCCCGTTCGGGGCGTACGCCGAGAGCGCGTTCAGCACGTTCATGACCCGGGAGCTGTGA
- a CDS encoding WhiB family transcriptional regulator: MDWRHRSACLDEDPELFFPIGNSGPAILQIEEAKQVCRRCEVREQCLAWALEAGQDHGVWGGLSEDERRALKRRNARARVRAGV; this comes from the coding sequence ATGGATTGGCGTCACCGGTCCGCGTGTCTTGACGAGGACCCGGAGCTTTTCTTCCCCATCGGTAATTCCGGCCCGGCCATCCTCCAGATCGAGGAGGCCAAGCAGGTGTGCCGACGGTGCGAGGTCCGCGAGCAGTGTCTCGCCTGGGCCTTGGAAGCCGGCCAGGACCACGGTGTCTGGGGCGGGCTGAGCGAGGACGAGCGCCGGGCGCTCAAGCGCCGCAACGCCCGTGCCCGTGTGCGCGCCGGGGTCTGA
- a CDS encoding RNA polymerase sigma factor SigF — translation MTSQTDETTDLGDEGPDLHQRTAELFARMGTDDEVAKEVARNALVELHLPLAEYLARRFGNRGEPHEDLVQVATIGLIKAIDRFDLERGVAFSTYATPTIVGEIKRHFRDRGWTIRVPRRLQEIQSVISQAVSDLGQELGRSPTVAELAAKVGMSQEEILEGLESANAYSPLSLDAPDPAGEVGAVIEQLGDYDDALNAVVDRETVKPLLDALDARSKRILLLRFFRNMTQSQIAEELGISQMHVSRLLSRTLSDLRAKLEENQPA, via the coding sequence GTGACGAGCCAGACCGACGAGACCACGGACCTCGGGGACGAGGGTCCGGACCTCCACCAGCGGACCGCCGAGCTCTTCGCCCGCATGGGCACCGACGACGAGGTCGCCAAGGAGGTGGCCCGCAACGCCCTGGTCGAGCTGCACCTGCCGCTGGCGGAGTACCTCGCGCGACGCTTCGGCAACCGCGGCGAGCCCCACGAGGACCTCGTGCAGGTGGCGACCATCGGGCTGATCAAGGCGATCGACCGCTTCGACCTGGAGCGCGGGGTGGCGTTCTCCACCTACGCCACGCCGACGATCGTGGGCGAGATCAAGCGCCACTTCCGTGACCGCGGCTGGACCATCCGGGTGCCGCGTCGCCTGCAGGAGATCCAGTCGGTGATCAGCCAGGCGGTCTCCGACCTCGGCCAGGAGCTCGGCCGCTCCCCCACGGTCGCCGAGCTCGCCGCCAAGGTCGGGATGAGCCAGGAGGAGATCCTCGAGGGCCTGGAGTCGGCCAACGCCTACAGCCCCCTCAGCCTCGACGCCCCCGACCCCGCCGGTGAGGTCGGGGCGGTCATCGAGCAGCTCGGCGACTACGACGACGCGCTCAACGCGGTGGTCGACCGGGAGACGGTCAAGCCCCTGCTCGACGCGCTCGACGCCCGCTCCAAGCGCATCCTGCTGCTGCGGTTCTTCCGCAACATGACCCAGTCGCAGATCGCCGAGGAGCTCGGGATCTCGCAGATGCACGTCAGCCGGCTGCTCAGCCGCACGCTGTCGGACCTGCGCGCCAAGCTCGAGGAGAACCAGCCGGCCTGA
- a CDS encoding ATP-binding protein: MLTDTLPHATLRLPADSSFLAVLRTATSGLAARVNFTLDDIEDLRIAVDEACALLITQAREGADLECAFWLGEATITVQVSAPCDAPVAPSQQGFAWTVLSALTTSLRADVEGDRLVIRLSRSVGRHP, encoded by the coding sequence TTGCTGACCGACACCCTCCCCCACGCGACGCTGCGCCTGCCGGCCGACAGCTCGTTCCTCGCGGTGCTGCGCACCGCCACCTCCGGACTGGCCGCGCGGGTCAACTTCACCCTCGACGACATCGAGGACCTCCGCATCGCCGTCGACGAGGCCTGCGCCCTGCTCATCACGCAGGCGCGCGAGGGCGCCGACCTCGAGTGCGCGTTCTGGCTCGGCGAGGCCACCATCACCGTGCAGGTCAGCGCTCCGTGCGACGCGCCCGTCGCGCCGTCCCAGCAGGGTTTCGCCTGGACGGTGCTCTCGGCGCTGACCACCTCGCTGCGCGCGGACGTCGAGGGCGACCGACTGGTCATCCGGCTCTCGCGATCGGTGGGCCGCCACCCGTGA
- the sodN gene encoding superoxide dismutase, Ni, whose translation MLSRIFARTLDVHAHCDLPCGVYDPAQARIEAESIKAIIGKLADNDDPDFRTRAVIIKEQRSELVKHHLWVLWTDYFKPPHFEKYPQLHTLFNEATKLAGATGTKGSMDASVADDLLAKIDEIAEIFAETKKG comes from the coding sequence ATGCTCTCGCGGATCTTCGCCCGCACCCTCGACGTGCACGCTCACTGCGACCTCCCCTGCGGTGTCTACGACCCCGCCCAGGCCCGCATCGAGGCCGAGTCGATCAAGGCGATCATCGGCAAGCTGGCCGACAACGACGACCCCGACTTCCGCACGCGCGCGGTGATCATCAAGGAGCAGCGCTCCGAGCTGGTCAAGCACCACCTCTGGGTGCTGTGGACCGACTACTTCAAGCCCCCGCACTTCGAGAAGTACCCCCAGCTCCACACGCTGTTCAACGAGGCCACCAAGCTCGCCGGCGCGACCGGCACCAAGGGCTCCATGGACGCCTCCGTCGCCGACGACCTGCTGGCCAAGATCGACGAGATCGCCGAGATCTTCGCCGAGACCAAGAAGGGCTGA
- a CDS encoding S24/S26 family peptidase — MIRLGLARVHGRSMEPTLRAGDLLVVAHGLRPRRGGLAVVRLPDGTVAVKRATSHGQDGWWVERDNVATGVDSWSVGAIPDHDVVGRVLVRLPRRAVGD, encoded by the coding sequence GTGATCCGGCTCGGTCTGGCGCGGGTGCACGGCCGGTCGATGGAGCCCACCCTCCGCGCCGGCGACCTGCTCGTCGTGGCGCACGGTCTGCGCCCGCGCAGGGGCGGACTGGCCGTCGTACGCCTGCCGGACGGGACGGTCGCGGTCAAGCGCGCGACCTCCCACGGCCAGGACGGCTGGTGGGTCGAGCGGGACAACGTCGCGACGGGCGTCGACTCCTGGTCCGTGGGCGCGATCCCTGACCACGATGTGGTCGGTCGCGTGCTCGTGCGCCTCCCCCGAAGGGCTGTGGGAGACTGA
- a CDS encoding NAD(P)-dependent malic enzyme yields the protein MEIRSTVPLEGRDDLSLAYTPGVAEVCEAIAADPALVNDYTWVANTVAVVTDGTAVLGLGDIGPAAAMPVMEGKAVLFKQFGGVDAVPICLDTTDTDEIVETVARLAPSFGGINLEDISAPRCFEIEQRLKDLLDIPVFHDDQHGTAVVALAALENALRLTGRLHETTRVVISGAGAAGVAVARILLAAGIKDLAVTDRRGILHSGRADLTPVKADLARDTADLTGRQGTLTDAMRGADVYIGVSGGTVPEEVVATMAPDAVIFGLANPTPEVHPDVAHRFARVVATGRSDFPNQINNVLAFPGIFRGAFDVRARAITEGMKLAAATAIADLVGEDLREDYIVPSPFDPRVGPAVSAAVSEAARRDGVARTAG from the coding sequence ATGGAGATCCGCTCCACCGTGCCCCTCGAGGGCCGCGACGACCTGTCCCTGGCCTACACCCCGGGGGTCGCCGAGGTCTGCGAGGCGATCGCCGCCGACCCGGCCCTGGTCAACGACTACACCTGGGTGGCCAACACCGTCGCGGTCGTCACCGACGGCACCGCGGTCCTCGGCCTCGGTGACATCGGTCCCGCCGCCGCCATGCCCGTGATGGAGGGCAAGGCCGTGCTGTTCAAGCAGTTCGGCGGGGTCGACGCGGTGCCGATCTGCCTCGACACCACCGACACCGACGAGATCGTCGAGACCGTGGCCCGCCTGGCGCCCAGCTTCGGGGGCATCAACCTCGAGGACATCTCCGCGCCCCGGTGCTTCGAGATCGAGCAGCGGCTCAAGGACCTGCTCGACATCCCCGTGTTCCACGACGACCAGCACGGCACCGCGGTCGTCGCCCTCGCCGCCCTCGAGAACGCCCTGCGCCTGACCGGGCGCCTGCACGAGACCACCCGCGTGGTCATCTCGGGGGCCGGCGCCGCGGGCGTCGCGGTCGCCCGCATCCTGCTGGCCGCCGGGATCAAGGACCTCGCGGTCACCGACCGCCGTGGCATCCTCCACAGCGGCCGGGCCGACCTCACGCCGGTCAAGGCCGACCTGGCACGCGACACCGCCGACCTCACCGGTCGCCAGGGCACCCTGACCGACGCGATGCGCGGCGCCGACGTCTACATCGGCGTCTCCGGCGGCACCGTGCCCGAGGAGGTCGTCGCGACGATGGCCCCCGACGCGGTGATCTTCGGGCTGGCCAACCCCACCCCCGAGGTCCACCCCGACGTGGCACACCGGTTCGCCCGGGTCGTGGCCACCGGGCGCTCGGACTTCCCCAACCAGATCAACAACGTCCTGGCCTTCCCCGGCATCTTCCGCGGCGCGTTCGACGTGCGGGCCCGCGCGATCACCGAGGGCATGAAGCTCGCCGCGGCCACCGCGATCGCCGACCTGGTGGGTGAGGACCTGCGCGAGGACTACATCGTGCCGTCGCCGTTCGACCCGCGGGTCGGCCCGGCGGTCTCCGCGGCGGTGTCCGAGGCCGCACGCCGCGACGGGGTGGCCCGCACCGCTGGCTAG
- a CDS encoding zinc-binding dehydrogenase, protein MFAVYASSFSSDDPLSGLVVGERPDPEVPDGWTTVQVKAASLNHHDLWSLRGVGLKEDSLPMILGCDAAGLDEDGNEVVVHAVVSDPAWTGDETFDPRRSLLSERHQGTFADKVAVPRRNVVPKPASLSFEEAACLPTAWLTAYRMLFTRGGLKAGDSVLVQGAGGGVATACIVLGRAAGLRVWATSRDESKRSRALELGAHDVFDSGARLPGKVDAVMETVGRATWSHSIRSLRPGGSLVISGTTSGPQLDDAELTRIFFLQLSVVGSTMGTRDELASLVQLLDATGTKPLVDRTLPMDQAPDGFAAMAEGDVFGKIVFTR, encoded by the coding sequence ATGTTCGCCGTCTACGCCTCCTCGTTCAGCAGCGACGACCCGCTCTCCGGCCTCGTGGTCGGCGAGCGGCCCGACCCGGAGGTGCCTGACGGCTGGACCACGGTCCAGGTCAAGGCCGCCTCGCTCAACCACCACGACCTCTGGTCGCTGCGCGGGGTGGGCCTCAAGGAGGACTCGCTGCCGATGATCCTCGGCTGCGACGCGGCCGGCCTCGACGAGGACGGCAACGAGGTCGTCGTCCACGCGGTCGTCTCCGACCCCGCGTGGACCGGTGACGAGACCTTCGACCCGCGCCGCTCGCTGCTCAGCGAGCGCCACCAGGGCACCTTCGCCGACAAGGTGGCCGTGCCCCGCCGTAACGTCGTGCCCAAGCCCGCCTCCCTCAGCTTCGAGGAGGCCGCGTGCCTGCCGACCGCGTGGCTGACCGCCTACCGCATGCTGTTCACCCGCGGCGGGCTCAAGGCCGGCGACTCCGTGCTCGTGCAGGGCGCCGGCGGGGGCGTGGCCACCGCCTGCATCGTCCTCGGCCGCGCGGCCGGCCTGCGGGTCTGGGCGACCAGCCGCGACGAGTCCAAGCGCTCGCGCGCCCTCGAGCTCGGCGCCCACGACGTCTTCGACTCCGGGGCCCGGCTGCCCGGCAAGGTCGACGCGGTGATGGAGACCGTCGGCCGCGCCACCTGGTCCCACTCGATCCGCTCGCTGCGTCCGGGCGGTTCCCTGGTGATCAGCGGGACGACCAGCGGGCCCCAGCTCGACGACGCCGAGCTCACCCGCATCTTCTTCCTCCAGCTGAGCGTCGTCGGCTCGACGATGGGCACCCGCGACGAGCTCGCCTCCCTGGTGCAGCTCCTCGACGCCACCGGCACCAAGCCGCTGGTCGACCGCACGCTCCCGATGGACCAGGCCCCCGACGGGTTCGCCGCGATGGCCGAGGGCGACGTCTTCGGCAAGATCGTCTTCACCCGTTAG
- a CDS encoding acyl-CoA dehydrogenase family protein — MSFDLSLTPAQLDLVERAHAFAEDVVRPVAQEYDQRQEFPWPVLEEAAEQGFYNPLFYRDLIGDPTGLSLPLFMEELFWGCAGIGLAVVMPALALSAIGQAATPEQMLRWAPECFGEPGDLKLAALAISEPQGGSDVKNLRTTARRDGDDWIIDGHKMWIGNGGIADVHVVNASVDPELGHRGQAMFIVPGGTPGLELVRKLDKLGCRASHTAELRLDGVRLPGENLLGGDDKLEHKLAKVREEDASAAPEGKRSSTLGAFEQTRPMVAAQALGIARAALDYATSYANEREAFGAPIIDNQGISFALADLYARLDAARLMTWRASWMAAQKVPFQHAEGSMSKLLASELAVDATEKAIQVMGGWGYITDHPVEKWYRDAKLYTIFEGTSEIQRLIIGRTLGASATPPPPVHVTAPTDGPPLNAVWGRGTPNRTKVAQAALRSKDRVPGPIMGVAMKLLSPPGRK, encoded by the coding sequence ATGAGCTTCGACCTGTCCCTCACCCCTGCCCAGCTCGACCTGGTCGAGCGTGCGCACGCGTTCGCGGAGGACGTGGTGCGGCCCGTCGCGCAGGAGTACGACCAGCGCCAGGAGTTCCCGTGGCCGGTCCTGGAGGAGGCGGCCGAGCAGGGCTTCTACAACCCGTTGTTCTACCGCGACCTCATCGGTGACCCCACCGGCCTCAGCCTCCCGTTGTTCATGGAGGAGCTGTTCTGGGGCTGCGCCGGCATCGGCCTGGCCGTCGTGATGCCCGCCCTGGCCCTCTCGGCCATCGGCCAGGCGGCGACGCCGGAGCAGATGCTGAGGTGGGCGCCGGAGTGCTTCGGCGAGCCCGGCGACCTCAAGCTGGCGGCCCTGGCGATCTCCGAGCCGCAGGGCGGCAGCGACGTGAAGAACCTCCGGACCACCGCCCGCCGCGACGGCGACGACTGGATCATCGACGGCCACAAGATGTGGATCGGCAACGGCGGCATCGCCGACGTCCACGTCGTCAACGCCTCGGTGGACCCCGAGCTCGGGCACCGGGGCCAGGCGATGTTCATCGTCCCAGGAGGCACCCCGGGGCTCGAGCTGGTGCGCAAGCTCGACAAGCTCGGGTGCCGGGCCTCCCACACCGCCGAGCTCAGGCTCGACGGGGTGCGGCTGCCGGGCGAGAACCTCCTCGGCGGCGACGACAAGCTCGAGCACAAGCTGGCCAAGGTGCGGGAGGAGGACGCCTCCGCGGCACCCGAGGGCAAGCGCTCCAGCACGCTCGGCGCCTTCGAGCAGACCCGGCCGATGGTGGCGGCCCAGGCGCTCGGCATCGCGCGGGCCGCACTCGACTACGCCACGTCGTACGCCAACGAGCGCGAGGCGTTCGGCGCACCGATCATCGACAACCAGGGCATCTCCTTCGCTCTCGCCGACCTCTACGCGCGGCTCGACGCCGCCCGCCTGATGACCTGGCGGGCGTCGTGGATGGCAGCGCAGAAGGTGCCCTTCCAGCACGCCGAGGGGTCGATGTCGAAGCTCCTGGCCAGCGAGCTCGCCGTCGACGCGACCGAGAAGGCGATCCAGGTGATGGGCGGCTGGGGCTACATCACCGACCACCCGGTGGAGAAGTGGTACCGCGACGCCAAGCTCTACACGATCTTCGAGGGCACCAGCGAGATCCAGCGGCTGATCATCGGCCGCACCCTGGGGGCCTCCGCCACCCCGCCGCCGCCGGTCCACGTGACCGCGCCGACCGACGGCCCGCCGCTCAACGCCGTGTGGGGCCGCGGCACGCCCAACCGCACCAAGGTCGCCCAGGCCGCGCTGCGGTCGAAGGACCGCGTGCCGGGCCCGATCATGGGCGTGGCGATGAAGCTCCTCTCCCCGCCCGGGAGGAAGTAG
- a CDS encoding DUF6104 family protein, whose product MYFTDRGIEELTGRRGEEEVSFAWLADRFSEFVDLNPEFEVPVERLATWLARLDDEDDDLPDL is encoded by the coding sequence GTGTACTTCACCGATCGAGGCATCGAGGAGCTGACCGGCCGGCGTGGCGAGGAGGAGGTCTCCTTCGCCTGGCTGGCCGACCGGTTCTCGGAGTTCGTCGACCTCAACCCCGAGTTCGAGGTGCCCGTCGAGCGCCTGGCCACCTGGCTGGCCCGTCTCGACGACGAGGACGACGACCTCCCCGACCTCTAG